From the genome of Trachemys scripta elegans isolate TJP31775 chromosome 2, CAS_Tse_1.0, whole genome shotgun sequence:
CTCTTTTGAACACTGGTTTTGGGATTACACAATTTAAGGTTTCTGTCTGGATTTCTACCTCAGTGACTTGGGTTTGGAAAACTGGCGTAGATGGGGATAGCAGACTTTCAATAGTTCAAGACTGCAATGTGTACAAACACAGCATGGGATGCCTACATGTCCCAGCAATAGCCATAAAATATCCTTTCAGATATGTCTGCTCTGTTCTATTTAAGGATTCTTCATCTGGCCAGAGAGTCCATCGTTACAACCTCTTTATACCACCAAAGCAATGCAGAGGAATTAGAGTGgggctgaggacctggcccataaTATTAGCTGATCATGAGATCAATTATACCCTCAGAAACAAGTATCTGCACTCAAGAACTTCTTGCcttttttgcttattttttattgttcttctctccattccctcccgtttttttttaatccaagaaTATTATCTGCTGGTGCAAAAGCATCAAGTTATTGATCATCTTAGTCTGTCTCCAGAGAGGAAAATTTTAGTTACTTATTTTGTGGAGAAAAGGGATTGCACTTTCTAATGTCACTTAACTATGAAAGTTAAATTTAACCTTCACTTTATGATTTGGCACTAGTGAGGGAAGTAGGGATGTGTCTGATCTTGGCTGATGTGATGCTTTTGAGGGAGCTGCCAAAGCTGTTGACTTCCTTTTTTGAGCCCTGTGCCCCATGCTCCTTTAGCCAATGGCGCATGCGTGTGAGGTCTTGGCTATAATGGTGCTCCCGAAGGAGTTGCTGTTGCTGCTCCCTCAGTTGAAGCTTGAAGGTTTTGAGGATGTGTGAGCGTCGGATGAGGCTGAGCAGTTCATGGCGCAGTCGCCAATTCTCTGCTTTCACCTGCTTGGTGTGCTGGATTAGACTGCGTACAGCTTCCTCTTCAGCTCTCTTGGCCAGAGACTGAACCTGCTGATGAGAGTCCAGCTCATATTCAGCTTTTGCTTGCAGAAATCTGCTCTTGACCTTGTGCATTTGCTCTGAGTGCTGGATTTTTGTGACCAGCAGTTCTTTCTCTAGCTCCTTGATTCTGCTCAGCTGTTCCAACTGCAGGTCCTTGAAGGGCTGCAAGTCTTCAACCTCCTTGTTCATAAGAGAATACTTTGTTTCCATCTCCATCAATTGGttcctcacctccttctctttAGCTGTGTACTGTGAGCTCAACTCTTCCTTCTGCTTTCGGACCTGTGCCAGGTCGAAGTGGTTCTGGTCGTTTAGTGTAATTATAGTATTGTGGCATTTCTGAGTGTGTTTGCTTATATAGGTCATGTAGGCTTTGCTGTCCTCCCGAATCTTCTGGGCCTCCTTATCTAGGAACTCATTCTCCCACAGGAAGTGCTCTACTCGCTTCATGTACATGTTCATATGCTCAGTCAGGATCTTATATTCCTTCTGCAGATACTGCTCCCTCTCTTTGACAAATGGTTCTGTGCTGCTCCTTGCCTTGGATATATCaccttcctttctgtttgttcCTTGCTTACTTTTTCCAAAATCTTTAGCTGTTTGTTCTGGCTTCTTTTTTTTGGATGCCATGTTCAATGCTGGGATGCCAGGGGTACTAGCAAAATACAACAGCATGGGAGGTTATATATTGTAGGTGAAGAACTACAAACACATATTTTAAGGTTGGCTAACCCTTCTAGTCATAAACCTCCTGTTTTTAATTGATTGAAATGTTGGCCTGGAATTTTTCATGCTTGGTCTCTTATTCAGGATGAATTTGGggcggaggggctgggggaggggcagggattgTTTAGCCAGGACTAGAATAGCAGTACTGAGAGATATCAGGAGAGATGTGACTTGGGGAGAGTGTGACTAGAATAACAGAGGGAAATAGACTGAGCAGCATGATAGGGAACCCAGGGCTGGAACAGTAGGGGTCCTGTAGGCCAGGAATGAGGGACTTTGGCAGAACTGTGTGAGTGTGGGAGGATAGatgaacatgatcgttcccctttattcgacattggtgaggcctcatctggaatactgtgtccagttttgggccccacactacaagaaggatgtggaaaaattggaaagagtccagcggagggcaacaaaaatgattaggggtctggagcacatgacttatgaggagaggctgagagaactgggattgtttagtctccagaagagaagaatgaggggggatttgatagcagccttcaactacctgaaggggggttccaaagaggatggagctcggctgttctcagtggtggcagatgacagaacaaggagcaatggtctcaagttgcagtgggggaggtccaggttggatatcaggaaaaactatttcactaggagggtggtgaaacactggaatgcgttacctagggaggtggtggagtctccttccttggaggtttttaaggcccggcttgacaaagccctggctgggatgatttagctgggaattggtcctgctttgagcagggggttggactagatgacctcttgaggtcccttccaactctgatattctatgattctatgattctatgactgtaaGGGTCAAATTCCCTGTGTGTGGAAAGGAAGGGAGTCACTGAGAACTAGAATGCTTCCAGGCATGTGAAGGAAGTAAGGCTCCAGGATCCAGAGTTCCAAGGGAGCCCCCAAAGTTCTGAAGCATATGTCTGAAAATCTCTGACCTCAATTGTCCTACCTTCTCTCCCACTCCTGAGCTCTTAATAAACCTTCAGGTAGTTTCTCTGTCACTGAACTCCCAGGAACTAGTAGGATAGTAACTTCTGACAGCCGGCCCCTAAAGGCTGTTAACAGCTGTGTGGACTTTGCCACACAGTGAACAGTTGAACACACTGATGTGATTGGACTCTCTTGAAAGTTGTGTGTATCCAAGGTGACAGAATATCATGACATCACAGGGCAAGTTCTATGTGTTCATGATGATGGATGGGCAGGGCCCAGTGTATAGTGCAACTGTGTAGGTGCATAAATTACCACATAATTGTCTTTGTGTTCGAATATGCTGAATAACAATGCTCTAGATATCTGAGAATCTTTtaagagccgccattttcccggacatgttcggctttttggcaattccccccggacgggggtttgactgccgaaaagccggacatgtccgggaaaaagaggacgtatggtaaccctagcattgcCAAGTGCTTATGTAAGTGACTGAAAGGCATGGAGATATGAGGGTCCAACATGGATATTAATTGCAGTGTGGTGGATAATGTTAAAATGTTGTTATATTTTTATGTACCTATTTACAAAGATGACATTATCTCATTGTAATGCAGGAGGATGGTAAGAGTCAAACAGGGGCATTTGTTACAATACAGGGGAAATACTGAGGGTCCTGTTATCATTTAGCAGGAATATCCATCTAATGAGCTTCTCTTTTTTGGATGgatataatagtaataattaagaAATGCAGTGGGACAGGTAGTTGCCTTTGAGTTTTGGTTCAGTGGGAAATGAGATGTTCAAATCCCTGTCCTTGAAATGTAAACTCATCTCTGATTGCCCAAAAAGTGGAAGGAAAACCTCTGTTGATTAAAAGCTTAAGttgccaaaaacaaaaccaactccTCTTTTTCTCCTGGGTCCTAAAAACCAGAGTAGTCTCCTCCCCAGCAGAGAAAGACCTCCCATTTCCCCCAACAATTTCTACAATGCAGCCATGTGTTTTCAGTAGTAAAATCTGAAGCACATTACACATTTGTAGGGTAGTGAAAAATGAACTGAATTGCCTGTGAAACCAAATAAGGGGTACTACCCTGATTGTATTGGACTGGCCTGAGATGGGGCAAAGTAAGGGAGATACAGCTTGTGACTGATGCATACTTCAGGTTTAGGACCTTATATCTAGGCTATCTACCAGGAAACTGCTTTATAGTCTAAGCATTAAAATGTCTTTGTCTGAAATTTGTTAGCTGCCCCACCTATCCTtcctcttaattaaaaaaaatatattatgtcaAACTGCTAGATCTGGTATAGATAAGATAAAACCAGTTTCTAAGTGATCTAAAATCTTCACAGTTACTTGAATTGCTTTGAAATGTGCAGCATAGAAGTACACAGTATGGTTAGTTATCTAAATTTGGGTCATGTGATCAAGGAGTTCCCTAGTTACAGCCCCCTGAAAAAACAGCTTTCCTTAAAGTTGACATTCTACCAACATATTTTTACCTAGAACTGGGCATCAAAccatggctctgctcctggcaCAAGGGTCTCACTTGCTAGGAGGGGGATATTCCTCTAGGGGTTTCTGAGCCTCTCTCCATGCCCTGTGTCATGGCAGCTGGGATCTGGAAGGCGGGGGGGCCTTCtgtggagagggggggggggtcagagcctcATTCCTTGTCCCACACCTTGTGAGCCaacatttggggagggggcagagtctgaGCCTCCTCTCTACCCTCCTATGTGTTCTAGGATCTGGGAGTCCCTGCCCCTCTGAGAGTGTCTGagcccctcttcctgccccccgccccatgtaAGCCAGGATCTGGGGAAACCCTGCTTCTCTGGGTTTCTCTGGGGAAACGCTGCTTCTCTGAGCTGAGAACAGGTATGCTGAGATCATGCACCAAGAACACACTGCTGGGACTGAGGGTCAGGCATTTAGAATGGGCATGCTTGATGCATATCACAGGGTCTTCAGcactggggaggaaggaagggaacaTGCACTGATATGAATGGAGCCATTCATGTGTCTCACAGCTATTGTTTCAGGATATATTCATCTGCATGTAGTGTTCTCATTCAGCTGAGAATGTTTAATTGAGATGAATGAGCAATTTTACATCTCTCTGAACCATCTATGCTGCAGTTGGATGCATAGAGCCCCTTCCCTCCATCCTCTCTCTATCCTTCCTAAAAAGTCTCCCTTTCAGTATTATCCTGTGCGGGCACCTGGATATagactcaggccatgtctacactacaaaattaagttgacctaagttacaacAACATACAGCTTCTGCAATAATTAAGTTGATTTTgctgtccacactatgctccttgtgtcggtggtgcGCATCCTCTCTAGCAGCACTTGCATCGATGCAGAGAGCAGTACGCTGCTAGGAGTGCTAGTGACAGCGTAGGATTCAGGCCTGTATAtttgcctgagatagaattttgggtctcATTTGCCCATTTGATTTTTAATACATGTATATCCTTACTTATATTATccagggaccccaccccctagaCGGCCCTGACCACAGGGATTGATAGCAGGGACTTAGCCAAAGTAAAGCagaccacagaacaaaaacactagcccaggaacctatccttgcaacaaagcccgatgccaactctgtccacatatctattcaagtgacaccatcataggacctaatcacatcagccacaccatcaggggctcgttcacctgcacatctacaaatgtgatatatgctaggatctttgttaaacttcatcctgtttacctcagaccatttctccaatttgtccagatcatagGTATCTCTGAGGCTGCCCTGACACTTTCACTTCTGCTGGGATTCACAGAGCACACTGGCagtcccagccatggtgagtaaggggTGGCAGCTGGGACAATAAGCAAAGGAGCTCACAGACATGAGGATATGTGGATATGGCAATTTAACTCAAtatggcaccattttccacaggctgtggtGACTTTAGCTGATATCTTACTCCTGAGGGTAACGGATGCTGAAAGGGAACAGCTCCTGTATATGACTGTCTGCAGACCAGATCTATCTGCTGCTTGCCTGTACTGCAGTGATGCCTGCAGAAGTAATTGCTGAGTGGTGAGGGAAAATGTCCTACTGTGgcggaagaaataaggcagctctTCCCAGAAACTTTCtgcagaggattgcagactacCTCCAGGAAAACATCCTtgagatctccatggaggattcacAGGCCATCCCAGGGCATCTAACCAAACTATTCTGCAGGGTCCCCTCTGCCTAACTGTTgagaagcagatagcaactctatCTCTATTGGTTATTTCACTACTCTTGCAGCATGTTTAAAAGAGAGTAAATGAACAGATGTGTCCCTGCAATATTAAAGCAAACGgcatacttaccagaggttccttcccctgcatcaggctagggtgaccagacagcaagtgtgaaaaataaggatggggctggggggtaataggagcctatatagggtTAGAGTTAGGGTCAGGATCAGGGGTTACGGTTAAGGTTAGGGatggggttagggttagggttggggtAGGGTCAGGGTCTAGAGTTAGGGTTCAGGTCCGGGTCAGGGTTTAGGGTTGAGGGAATTAGGGATAGGGTTAGGATCAAGGTCAGGGTTAGGGGAGGTTAGGGTTAGAGTTAGGTTACGGTGAGGGTGCGGGTGAAGGTGAGGGTcagggggttagggttagggttagggttggggttGGGTTAGGGTTAGGTTACGGTTCGGGTCAGGGATAGGGGTTGGGGTTAGGAttagggggaagggggttgggtgaggggttggggtgagagttaggtttagggttaggggttaggaTTAGGGTTAAGGGTGAGGGttgggttagggtttagggttagggtttagggttgtGTTAGGGTTCACGGTTACGGTTAGGGTTAGGTTTaaggttagggtttagggttagggttgtgttagggtttagggttagggttaggggttagggttagggttagggtaggTTAAGGGTAAGGGtaaggttagggttagggttggggGTTAAGGTTTAGGGTttgggttagggtttagggttaagGGTTTGGGTTAGGGtctagggttagggtttagggttggggtggggtttagggttaggggttagggttagggtttatgGTTTatggtttagggttagggtttagggtttagGGTTGGGGTTAGGGTTAGGATTAGGGTTAGGTTTGGGGTTAGGGGTTAGTGGTTAGGGNNNNNNNNNNNNNNNNNNNNNNNNNNNNNNNNNNNNNNNNNNNNNNNNNNNNNNNNNNNNNNNNNNNNNNNNNNNNNNNNNNNNNNNNNNNNNNNNNNNNgtgtgtgtgtgtgtgtgtgtgtgtgcagacctGCGTGACCCATGCAGGGTGTGTGTCCCCTGCGGTGTCACTATCATGCCCCCGTGTGCATAGCAGAGCCTGCAGTTGTGTCTGTGGTGCTTGCCGAGGTGTTTACGAGCTTGTGCCGGCTCCACTGGGACGCTGCCAGGAGGgaacaggaggctggggggggagccAGCGCCAGGCCGGGGTGCAGACTAACTGCCCGTTTTTCTTGCAGTGAAGTGCAGCATCCAGTGTCTCCACGGGCGGTTCCGGGAGGAGGAATGTTCCTGCCTCTGCGACATCGGCTACGGCGGAGCGGAGTGCGGCAGTGAGTCCGGCTCCGTCACGTGGGccccagctgctgcggggggggggggggggggggggggggggggggggcggttcccCCTACGTCCTCCGGAAAGGGACAGCTGCGGTCCCAGCCCGGTGCAGCCCTCACACTCCCTGCCAACGGGCACAGGGAGCCAGCTcggctcctcccctcccaggctgtgCCCAGAGGCCATTCCAGGCTGGGCCCCGGCGGCTCATGGGGCCTCCAAGCTGGCTGCTGACCCTGGTTCACAAGCTGGTCACTAAGGGGGGCTGCACTGCTTTCAGCACTCGGCCCCTTTGCTGGGGGCCCCGAGCTCCCCGGGGGCCCAGGACTCCAGGCAGCTGGGTCGTGGCCTCAGGTGTGCCCCTGTGCGGTTCTTTAGATTTCTTCTATCCCAGGCTGAGCAAGTGGCACCCCAATCCACTGCACCGTATCGGGCAGAGTCCGGGCCTGGCAGGGTGTGGGGGGCCTGCCCATAGTCAGCATCGGGTACGTACAGCTGTAGCCACGGCTTTGCCCCCGAATTCAAACCCATTTTCAGCAGCTGTTTATAATCAGCCCCCGCCCCAAGAGCGGCCAGGGCCAGACGTGGATCCCGGCAGACGTCCCCCTGGCCCAGGCAGAGGGGGTCCAATGGGTTCCCTAAGGGGCTAGGGCTACGCGGAGAGCAGACCCGAGAATGGGGCAGGCCTGGTTGGGGAGTAGCCCAGGATTGCGCCGTGTGCTCTCCAGTGCGTGGCCAGGTGGGCACAGAATTACTGCAGGGATGGGGGCCTTGTTGCCGGCTGCTCTTGTCTGGTTGGCATCAGCGCACTGCCGGGCTTGGGCCAGCACCTTGTGTCGCAGTTTGCATGGCTGCCTGGGTGAGTGTTAAATGCCCTCGGGGGCGGGGGTGCCTGGTTCGCCCCTCACTTTGCAAAGGTGTAAATtactccaggggagggggcgccCCCTGCTGTGCTGCAAGGCGGCTGGTTGGTTGTAATTTGTTGCTCTTCTGCCCGTCCCTCCCTGTTCTGGAGACGGCTGCTCAGTCTcgcctcctgcctccctcccggtcccagctgctggctagAAATGAGACCAAGTTGCAGATGTGATgctccccagcagtggctggaccTGCTCAGCCTAGTTGGCCCATCGCTGGCCGGGTCAGAGCTGAACAAAATAGTCCAGGGGATACGTGCTGCTGTTAAATGAACCCCCTGGTTGCCCAAGGGGAGGGGCTGAATGGTGCCACACTTATGGGGCTGAACAAACTTCCCCCAAACGTCTGACTACCAGTGCGGGCTCCTCTAAGAGTTGCTGACCTGCCTGATGCAAAGGCTGCTGGGCCGGAGTAATGCCTGGTGTAAGAGTGACGCCCTGTGGGGAGACCAGAGCGGTGCATGATCCCAGTCCTTCCGGCTCCATGTCCTACACGCCCGGCTTGCTGGGCTGAGGAGAGTTACAGGGCGGGTTAcatgttcctggaggtttcatcacatgacagaatctttcattaaagattaatctgtaattccTGGAGGCTGCAGGccagtcctggagggttggcag
Proteins encoded in this window:
- the CCDC166 gene encoding coiled-coil domain-containing protein 166, encoding MASKKKKPEQTAKDFGKSKQGTNRKEGDISKARSSTEPFVKEREQYLQKEYKILTEHMNMYMKRVEHFLWENEFLDKEAQKIREDSKAYMTYISKHTQKCHNTIITLNDQNHFDLAQVRKQKEELSSQYTAKEKEVRNQLMEMETKYSLMNKEVEDLQPFKDLQLEQLSRIKELEKELLVTKIQHSEQMHKVKSRFLQAKAEYELDSHQQVQSLAKRAEEEAVRSLIQHTKQVKAENWRLRHELLSLIRRSHILKTFKLQLREQQQQLLREHHYSQDLTRMRHWLKEHGAQGSKKEVNSFGSSLKSITSAKIRHIPTSLTSAKS